In Micromonospora sp. WMMA1363, a genomic segment contains:
- a CDS encoding aldehyde dehydrogenase family protein, translating into MFEYAPAPESRSVVDLKPTYGLFVNGEFVDPSDGGTFKSVNPATEEVLAEVAEAGDRDVDRAVQAARTAYEKVWGPMPGRERAKYLFRIARIVQERSRELAVLESLDNGKPIKEARDVDLPLVAAHFFYYAGWADKLRYAGFGPDPRPLGVAAQVIPWNFPLLMLAWKIAPALAAGNTVVLKPAETTPLTALLFAEICQQADLPAGVVNIVTGAGDTGRALVEHAGVDKVAFTGSTEVGKAIARAVAGTHKKLTLELGGKAANIVFDDAPVDQAVEGIVNGIFFNQGHVCCAGSRLLVQESVADRVLESLKRRMAQLRVGDPLDKNTDLGAINSAAQLARIRELSEAGTAEGAERWSPPCELPDRGFWFAPTIFTGVTQAHRIAREEIFGPVLSLLTFRTPAEAVEKANNTPYGLSAGIWTDKGSRILWLADRLRAGVVWANTFNKFDPTAPFGGYKESGHGREGGRHGLEAYLNV; encoded by the coding sequence ATGTTCGAATACGCACCCGCCCCCGAGTCGCGCTCGGTGGTGGACCTCAAGCCCACGTACGGGCTCTTCGTCAACGGCGAGTTCGTCGATCCCTCCGACGGCGGCACGTTCAAATCGGTCAACCCGGCCACCGAGGAGGTCCTCGCCGAGGTCGCCGAGGCCGGCGACCGGGACGTGGACCGCGCGGTGCAAGCCGCCCGGACGGCGTACGAGAAGGTCTGGGGCCCGATGCCGGGCCGGGAGCGGGCCAAGTACCTGTTCCGGATCGCCCGGATCGTCCAGGAACGCTCCCGCGAGCTGGCGGTGCTGGAGTCCCTGGACAACGGCAAGCCGATCAAGGAGGCCCGGGACGTCGACCTGCCGCTGGTCGCCGCGCACTTCTTCTACTACGCCGGCTGGGCCGACAAGCTGCGGTACGCGGGCTTCGGCCCCGACCCGCGGCCGCTCGGCGTCGCCGCCCAGGTCATCCCGTGGAACTTCCCGCTGCTCATGCTGGCCTGGAAGATCGCCCCGGCGCTCGCCGCCGGCAACACCGTGGTCCTCAAGCCGGCCGAGACCACCCCGCTGACCGCGCTGCTCTTCGCCGAGATCTGCCAACAGGCCGACCTGCCAGCCGGCGTGGTCAACATCGTCACCGGCGCCGGCGACACCGGCCGCGCGCTGGTCGAGCACGCCGGTGTCGACAAGGTCGCCTTCACCGGCTCGACCGAGGTCGGCAAGGCCATCGCCCGCGCCGTCGCCGGTACCCACAAGAAGCTCACCCTGGAGCTTGGCGGCAAGGCCGCCAACATCGTTTTCGACGACGCCCCGGTCGACCAGGCCGTCGAGGGAATCGTCAACGGCATCTTCTTCAACCAGGGCCACGTCTGCTGCGCCGGCTCCCGCCTGCTGGTCCAGGAATCCGTCGCCGACCGGGTGCTGGAGTCGCTGAAGCGGCGGATGGCCCAGCTGCGGGTCGGCGACCCGCTGGACAAGAACACCGACCTCGGTGCGATCAACTCCGCCGCCCAGTTGGCCCGGATCCGGGAGCTGTCGGAGGCCGGGACGGCCGAGGGCGCCGAGCGCTGGTCGCCACCGTGCGAGCTACCCGACCGGGGTTTCTGGTTCGCACCCACCATCTTCACCGGGGTCACCCAGGCGCACCGGATCGCCCGGGAGGAGATCTTCGGCCCGGTGCTGTCCTTGCTGACCTTCCGCACCCCGGCGGAGGCCGTCGAGAAGGCCAACAACACGCCGTACGGGTTGTCGGCGGGCATCTGGACCGACAAGGGCTCCCGGATCCTGTGGCTGGCCGACCGGCTCCGCGCCGGCGTGGTCTGGGCAAACACGTTCAACAAGTTCGACCCCACCGCACCGTTCGGGGGCTACAAGGAGTCGGGCCACGGTCGCGAGGGCGGCCGGCACGGGCTGGAGGCGTACCTCAATGTCTGA
- the deoC gene encoding deoxyribose-phosphate aldolase: MTATATSARSDLSELGRSETALRTFLHGLPGVDQVGAEQRAAQLGTRSIKTTAKAQAIDLAIRMVDLTTLEGADTAGKVRALAAKALRPDPADPSCPHVGAVCVYPAMVPHAADVLRGSGVHLASVATAFPSGQAPLEIKLADTRAAVEAGADEIDMVINRGAFLSGRYKEVYDEIVAVKAACGSADAGGQGAHLKVILETGELVTYDNVRRASWLAMLAGGDFVKTSTGKVPVAATLPVTLVMLEAVRDFRAATGRQVGVKPAGGIKTTKDAIRYLVMVNETVGPDWLDPDWFRFGASSLLNDLLMQRTKLTTGVYAGPDYFTLD; the protein is encoded by the coding sequence ATGACGGCGACTGCGACGTCGGCCCGGTCGGACCTCTCCGAGCTGGGACGATCCGAGACCGCTCTGCGGACCTTCCTGCACGGCCTGCCCGGCGTGGACCAGGTCGGCGCGGAGCAGCGGGCGGCACAGCTCGGCACCCGCTCCATCAAGACCACGGCCAAGGCTCAGGCGATCGACCTGGCGATCCGGATGGTCGACCTGACCACCCTCGAGGGGGCCGACACCGCCGGCAAGGTGCGGGCGCTCGCCGCCAAGGCGCTGCGTCCCGACCCGGCCGACCCGTCCTGCCCGCACGTCGGGGCGGTCTGCGTCTACCCGGCGATGGTCCCGCACGCCGCCGATGTCCTGCGTGGATCCGGCGTGCACCTCGCGAGCGTGGCGACCGCCTTTCCGTCCGGGCAGGCCCCGCTGGAGATCAAACTCGCCGACACCCGGGCCGCCGTCGAGGCGGGCGCCGACGAGATCGACATGGTGATCAACCGGGGCGCCTTCCTGTCCGGCCGGTACAAGGAGGTCTACGACGAGATCGTCGCGGTCAAGGCGGCCTGCGGCAGCGCTGATGCCGGTGGCCAGGGCGCCCACCTCAAGGTGATCCTGGAGACCGGCGAACTGGTCACGTACGACAACGTACGCCGGGCGTCCTGGCTGGCGATGCTGGCCGGCGGCGACTTCGTCAAGACCTCGACCGGCAAGGTACCGGTCGCGGCGACCCTGCCGGTGACCCTGGTGATGCTGGAGGCGGTACGCGACTTCCGCGCCGCCACCGGCCGGCAGGTCGGCGTCAAGCCGGCCGGCGGCATCAAGACCACCAAGGACGCCATCAGGTACCTGGTGATGGTCAACGAGACGGTAGGCCCTGACTGGCTTGACCCGGACTGGTTCCGCTTCGGCGCGTCCAGCCTGCTCAACGACCTGCTGATGCAGCGCACCAAACTGACGACCGGCGTCTACGCCGGTCCCGACTACTTCACCCTGGACTGA
- the upp gene encoding uracil phosphoribosyltransferase, translated as MDVLVIDHPLAQSRLTAMRDARTDSASFRAALHQLTTMLVYEAARFFPVERHPVQTPVTSTQGTRLAKPPLLVPVLRAGLGMADAALGLLPESSMGFVGLARDEETYEPRAYMESLPRDLAGLPVLVLDPMLATGGSLEHCCRLLADRGCTDITVLCVLAAPAGIERMERSGLPLRLVTASIDEGLNDRKFIVPGLGDAGDRQFGGMPRF; from the coding sequence GTGGACGTACTCGTCATTGACCACCCGCTCGCCCAGTCGCGGCTGACCGCCATGCGGGACGCCCGGACCGATTCCGCCTCGTTCCGGGCCGCGCTGCACCAACTCACCACCATGCTGGTGTACGAGGCCGCGCGCTTCTTCCCCGTCGAGCGGCACCCGGTGCAGACGCCGGTCACCAGCACGCAGGGCACCCGGCTGGCGAAACCACCGCTGCTGGTGCCGGTGCTGCGGGCCGGCCTCGGGATGGCGGACGCGGCGCTCGGTCTGCTGCCGGAGTCGTCGATGGGCTTCGTCGGTCTGGCCCGGGACGAGGAGACCTACGAGCCGCGTGCGTACATGGAGTCGCTGCCCCGCGACCTTGCCGGGCTGCCGGTACTGGTGCTCGACCCGATGCTCGCCACCGGCGGTTCACTGGAGCACTGCTGCCGACTGCTCGCCGACCGGGGCTGCACCGACATCACCGTGCTCTGCGTGCTCGCCGCGCCGGCCGGCATCGAGCGGATGGAACGCTCCGGTCTGCCGCTGCGCCTGGTGACGGCCTCCATCGATGAGGGTCTGAACGACCGCAAGTTCATCGTCCCCGGCCTCGGTGACGCGGGCGACCGGCAGTTCGGCGGCATGCCCCGCTTCTGA
- a CDS encoding GPP34 family phosphoprotein, producing MTGVALAEELLLLAYDDETGKATMPRISLDLGMAAATLIELALAGRIVYAEGNLAVVDATPTGEPVTDEVLARIVADTPHTPSSWVQRLRHGLRDRILGDLCRQGVVRDIDETELGFIHVHRYPVLDPTVEADTRRRLAEALTGSAAPDERTAALATLVAVLRMEPALRVSGDAAADARRRLTEIASGAGFSGEVGLEDSDVRPSVALVVSALGHAVDAALGPRR from the coding sequence ATGACTGGTGTTGCGCTCGCCGAGGAGTTGCTGCTCCTCGCGTACGACGACGAGACGGGCAAGGCGACCATGCCACGGATCAGCCTCGACCTGGGCATGGCGGCCGCGACGCTGATCGAGCTGGCGCTGGCCGGGCGGATCGTGTACGCCGAGGGCAACCTCGCGGTCGTCGACGCGACGCCCACCGGCGAGCCGGTCACCGACGAGGTGCTCGCCCGGATCGTCGCCGACACACCGCACACCCCGTCGTCCTGGGTGCAGCGGCTGCGGCACGGCCTGCGCGACCGGATCCTCGGCGACCTCTGCCGCCAGGGTGTGGTGCGCGACATCGACGAGACCGAGCTGGGATTCATCCACGTGCATCGCTACCCGGTGCTGGATCCCACGGTCGAGGCTGACACCCGCCGGCGGCTCGCCGAGGCCCTGACCGGCTCGGCGGCGCCCGACGAACGGACCGCCGCGCTGGCCACGCTGGTGGCGGTGCTCCGGATGGAACCGGCGCTCAGAGTGAGCGGCGACGCCGCCGCCGATGCCCGCCGCAGACTGACGGAGATCGCCAGCGGCGCCGGCTTCTCCGGCGAGGTCGGCCTGGAGGACTCCGACGTCCGCCCGTCGGTGGCGCTGGTCGTGAGCGCCCTCGGTCATGCCGTCGACGCCGCTCTGGGCCCCCGCCGCTGA
- a CDS encoding phospho-sugar mutase, whose translation MPADTTDIDPIHEQARRWLADDPDPTSRAELQAVLDRLPGSAPELADRFAGPLTFGTAGLRGPLRAGPNGMNLAVVTQAAAGLVAWLAAQGGSGPLVIGYDARHGSRAFAEQTARVATGAGRPALLLPRPLPTPVLAYAVRRLGAAAGVMVTASHNPPQDNGYKVYLGAELGGELGAGAQIVPPADAGIEAAIRAVGPLGDVRLGPPGQTLGDDLAAGYVEQAAAVVAPDGPRDLTVAYTPLHGVGAAVLTAAFARAGFAVPGVVPDQAEPDPAFPTVSFPNPEEPGAVDRLTDLAESTGADIAIANDPDADRCAVVVRESDPAARARGEVAGSGAGGGAPGWRMLRGDEVGALLADHLMRRGVTGLYATTIVSSSLLRAMCAARDLPYDETLTGFKWIVRAGGGSAPLVFGYEEALGYCVAPDHVRDKDGITAALTVAELTAELKARGRTLTDRLDELAAEFGVHHTDQLSVRVDDLRVISDAMARVRSATPTTLLGQPVTECRDLLPEADVVVLRSATARVVIRPSGTEPKLKAYLEVTEPVADGDVAAARSRAATAGTALRAEVASALGI comes from the coding sequence ATGCCGGCGGACACCACTGACATCGACCCCATCCACGAGCAGGCCCGACGCTGGCTCGCCGACGACCCGGACCCGACCAGTCGCGCGGAGCTGCAGGCGGTGCTCGACCGGTTGCCGGGCAGCGCACCGGAGCTGGCAGACCGCTTTGCCGGCCCGCTGACCTTCGGCACCGCGGGCCTGCGCGGCCCGCTACGCGCCGGACCGAACGGGATGAACCTCGCGGTGGTCACGCAGGCTGCCGCCGGGCTGGTCGCCTGGCTCGCGGCCCAGGGCGGGTCCGGCCCGCTGGTGATCGGGTACGACGCCCGGCACGGGTCCCGCGCGTTCGCCGAGCAGACCGCCCGGGTCGCCACCGGCGCCGGCCGTCCGGCGCTGCTGCTGCCCCGGCCATTGCCCACGCCGGTCCTGGCCTACGCGGTGCGCCGGCTCGGCGCGGCGGCCGGGGTGATGGTGACCGCCAGTCACAACCCGCCGCAGGACAACGGCTACAAGGTCTACCTCGGCGCGGAGCTGGGCGGTGAGCTGGGCGCGGGCGCGCAGATCGTGCCACCCGCCGACGCCGGCATCGAAGCGGCCATCCGAGCGGTCGGCCCGCTGGGCGACGTACGGTTGGGCCCGCCCGGGCAGACACTCGGCGACGACTTGGCCGCGGGGTACGTCGAGCAGGCCGCGGCAGTCGTCGCGCCGGACGGGCCGCGCGACCTGACCGTGGCGTACACGCCGCTGCACGGCGTCGGCGCGGCGGTACTCACGGCGGCCTTCGCCCGGGCCGGGTTCGCCGTCCCCGGGGTGGTACCCGACCAGGCCGAGCCGGATCCGGCGTTCCCCACCGTCTCTTTCCCGAACCCGGAGGAGCCCGGGGCCGTCGACCGGCTGACCGACCTGGCCGAGTCGACCGGCGCGGACATCGCCATCGCCAACGACCCGGACGCGGATCGGTGCGCGGTGGTGGTCCGCGAGAGCGACCCAGCGGCCCGCGCCCGGGGCGAGGTCGCCGGCTCGGGGGCGGGCGGCGGAGCGCCGGGCTGGCGAATGCTGCGCGGCGACGAGGTCGGGGCGCTCCTCGCCGACCACCTGATGCGGCGTGGCGTCACCGGCCTGTACGCCACCACGATCGTGTCGTCGTCGCTGTTGCGTGCCATGTGCGCCGCCCGGGACCTGCCGTACGACGAGACGCTGACCGGGTTCAAGTGGATCGTACGGGCCGGGGGCGGATCGGCGCCGCTGGTCTTCGGCTACGAGGAGGCGCTCGGCTACTGCGTCGCGCCCGACCACGTCCGCGACAAGGACGGCATCACCGCGGCGCTGACCGTGGCGGAGCTGACCGCGGAGCTCAAGGCGCGGGGCCGGACACTCACCGACCGGCTGGACGAACTGGCTGCCGAGTTCGGGGTGCACCACACCGACCAGCTCTCGGTGCGCGTCGACGACCTGCGGGTGATCAGCGACGCGATGGCCCGGGTCCGGTCCGCCACCCCGACCACGTTGCTCGGGCAGCCGGTCACCGAATGCCGGGATCTGCTACCCGAGGCGGACGTGGTCGTCCTGCGCAGCGCCACCGCCCGGGTGGTGATCCGCCCGTCGGGGACCGAGCCAAAACTCAAGGCATACCTGGAGGTGACGGAGCCGGTCGCCGACGGCGACGTCGCCGCGGCCCGTTCCCGGGCGGCGACCGCCGGCACCGCGCTCCGCGCCGAGGTAGCCTCCGCGCTGGGGATCTGA
- a CDS encoding serine/threonine-protein kinase, whose amino-acid sequence MTQIPTWSGGPVSPPSSRATPGTTIGGRYSLRSAVGNGGMGTVWRATDTLLRRNVAVKEVVLPPGLAPSDRDAMYERTLREARAAAAIQHPAVVQVYDVVTEGGRPWIVMELLDARSLADMVIEDGPVAQRVVAKIGIALLGALEVAHAIGVLHRDVKPANVLICSDGRCVLSDFGVARMPTDVQLTTPGMVLGSPHFISPERAMGQEFGPPSDLFSLGVTLYTAVEGRPPFDKGDPIETMHAVVEDPPAPPQRSGPLVPVLMGLLEKDPARRVNVHTARATLRELLAGPLASTAAAVNSVTDPYSVVPVQQRPLPAARPEPPKQDNQIGGRAMLAPGESLTDRLAALHRGKRPAADAGQAAALDDTSADALAGPLHTPTDAMTAPGRTYGADATQQVGALGQPEATQRVSAGGYGHPDATQHLDGAQWTAPGSSRPWAPAAPGGAIATARATGDRLVRTVRGWPRKIQVAAAGGVAMVLLLGVLALSGGDDKTPAAPQAAPTSTAPAAGLPEMAEHSARGVRVLVPDGWLRNSAGDWVDYVDPEDSGRKIRIINEKWSATSQRWAEVAENGLKTRSTSCVKPYNRVSEDTATELAGRPAAEFEYTCGEGDGMRHGVWRGVAHDGRAYSFYLTSTDAKFEESRPIFAEMVRSFQLTEAG is encoded by the coding sequence GTGACTCAGATCCCGACGTGGAGCGGCGGACCAGTCAGTCCCCCCAGCAGCCGCGCGACACCCGGCACCACCATCGGCGGGCGCTACTCGTTGCGCTCGGCCGTGGGTAACGGTGGCATGGGCACGGTCTGGCGTGCGACAGACACACTCCTGCGCCGGAACGTGGCCGTCAAGGAGGTCGTCCTCCCTCCCGGGCTGGCCCCCAGCGACCGCGACGCAATGTACGAACGCACCCTCCGGGAGGCGCGCGCCGCCGCCGCGATCCAGCACCCAGCCGTGGTCCAGGTGTATGACGTGGTCACCGAGGGTGGCCGACCGTGGATCGTGATGGAGTTGCTGGACGCACGCAGCCTCGCGGACATGGTGATCGAGGACGGGCCGGTCGCCCAGCGGGTGGTCGCGAAGATCGGCATCGCGTTACTCGGCGCGCTGGAGGTGGCGCACGCGATCGGCGTGCTGCACCGCGACGTCAAGCCGGCCAACGTGCTGATCTGCTCCGACGGACGCTGCGTGCTGTCCGACTTCGGCGTCGCCCGGATGCCCACCGACGTGCAGCTCACCACCCCCGGCATGGTGCTCGGCTCCCCGCACTTCATCTCCCCGGAGCGGGCCATGGGCCAGGAGTTCGGCCCGCCGAGCGACCTGTTCTCGCTCGGTGTGACGCTCTACACCGCCGTCGAGGGCCGACCGCCGTTCGACAAGGGTGACCCGATCGAGACGATGCACGCCGTCGTCGAGGACCCGCCGGCCCCGCCGCAGCGCAGCGGGCCACTGGTACCGGTGCTGATGGGCCTGCTGGAGAAGGACCCGGCCCGCCGGGTGAACGTGCACACCGCCCGGGCCACGCTGCGCGAGCTGCTCGCCGGCCCACTGGCCAGCACCGCTGCCGCGGTGAACTCGGTGACCGACCCGTACTCGGTGGTGCCGGTCCAGCAGCGGCCACTGCCAGCGGCCCGACCGGAGCCGCCCAAGCAGGACAACCAGATCGGCGGGCGCGCGATGCTCGCGCCGGGTGAGTCGCTCACCGACCGGCTGGCAGCGCTGCACCGGGGCAAGCGCCCGGCGGCCGACGCCGGTCAGGCCGCCGCGCTGGACGACACCAGCGCCGACGCGCTCGCCGGGCCGCTGCACACGCCGACCGACGCGATGACCGCCCCCGGTCGCACCTACGGCGCCGACGCCACCCAGCAGGTCGGGGCCTTGGGCCAGCCCGAGGCCACCCAGCGGGTCAGCGCCGGCGGCTACGGGCATCCGGACGCCACGCAGCACCTGGATGGCGCCCAGTGGACGGCGCCGGGAAGCAGCCGACCCTGGGCGCCCGCTGCGCCCGGCGGCGCGATCGCCACCGCCCGCGCGACGGGCGACCGGCTCGTCCGGACAGTCAGGGGCTGGCCGCGCAAGATCCAGGTGGCCGCCGCCGGCGGGGTCGCCATGGTGCTACTGCTCGGCGTGTTGGCCCTGTCCGGCGGCGACGACAAGACGCCCGCCGCCCCACAGGCCGCGCCGACCTCGACGGCGCCCGCGGCCGGGTTGCCAGAGATGGCCGAGCACTCGGCACGCGGTGTCCGGGTGCTCGTGCCCGACGGTTGGCTACGCAACAGCGCCGGCGACTGGGTGGACTACGTCGACCCAGAGGACTCCGGCCGCAAGATCCGGATTATCAACGAGAAGTGGTCGGCCACCTCGCAACGCTGGGCGGAGGTCGCCGAGAACGGGCTGAAGACCCGCTCCACATCGTGCGTCAAACCGTACAACCGGGTGTCGGAGGACACGGCCACCGAGCTGGCCGGCAGGCCGGCAGCCGAGTTCGAGTACACCTGCGGCGAGGGCGACGGCATGCGGCACGGCGTGTGGCGCGGCGTCGCCCACGACGGCAGGGCATACTCGTTCTACCTGACCTCGACGGACGCGAAATTCGAGGAAAGCCGGCCGATCTTCGCCGAGATGGTGCGGTCGTTCCAGCTCACCGAGGCGGGCTGA
- a CDS encoding amidohydrolase translates to MTSALTLPTGSQLASSWTAAPPGSQPLPFELDHLLALRVPGLIATRRHIHSHPELSGEEFETAALIARELSLAGLRPRMLPKGNGVICDIDGRPDGPVIALRADIDALPLADSKEVPYRSTVDGVCHACGHDVHTTVMLGVGMLLAQLADLGELAGRVRLIFQPAEEILPCGSLEVIEAGGLDDVVQIFALHCDPNLPVGQIGLRVGPITAAADNVTVRLTGPGGHTARPHLTVDLVDALGRLITEVPALVSRRVPANSGLLLVFGHASAGTRYNVIPSEACASGTLRVMDRDTWELAPTIVGQVVRDVIAPTGATVDLEYLRGRPPVSNDARAIQILTTATAAALGPEGIAETPQSMGGEDFSWYLEYVPGALARLGVGRSGPNVDLHRASFDADERAIPVGVRLMVQTALRALAAAAS, encoded by the coding sequence GTGACGAGTGCGTTGACGCTGCCAACGGGCAGCCAGCTGGCGTCGTCCTGGACAGCGGCGCCGCCCGGGTCCCAGCCCCTGCCGTTCGAGCTGGACCACCTGCTCGCCCTCCGGGTGCCCGGGTTGATCGCTACCCGCCGTCACATCCACTCGCATCCGGAGCTCTCCGGCGAGGAGTTCGAGACCGCCGCCCTGATCGCCCGAGAGCTGTCCCTCGCCGGGCTGCGTCCGCGGATGCTGCCCAAGGGCAACGGCGTCATCTGCGACATCGACGGGCGCCCCGACGGCCCGGTGATCGCGCTCCGCGCCGACATCGACGCGTTGCCGCTGGCCGACTCCAAGGAGGTGCCCTACCGGTCCACCGTCGACGGGGTCTGCCACGCCTGCGGCCACGACGTGCACACCACGGTCATGCTCGGCGTCGGCATGCTGCTGGCCCAGCTCGCCGACCTCGGCGAGCTGGCCGGCCGGGTGCGCCTGATCTTCCAGCCGGCGGAGGAGATCCTGCCCTGCGGGTCGCTGGAGGTGATCGAGGCAGGTGGCCTCGACGACGTGGTGCAGATCTTCGCGCTGCACTGCGACCCCAACCTGCCCGTGGGCCAGATCGGCCTACGGGTCGGGCCGATCACCGCGGCCGCCGACAACGTCACCGTCCGGCTGACCGGCCCGGGCGGGCACACCGCCCGCCCGCACCTCACCGTCGACCTGGTCGACGCGCTGGGCCGGCTGATCACCGAGGTGCCGGCTCTGGTCAGCCGCCGGGTGCCGGCGAACAGCGGGCTGCTGCTGGTGTTCGGCCACGCCTCGGCCGGCACCCGGTACAACGTCATCCCGTCGGAAGCCTGTGCCTCCGGCACCCTGCGGGTGATGGACCGCGACACGTGGGAGCTGGCTCCCACGATCGTCGGTCAGGTCGTGCGGGACGTCATCGCGCCGACCGGGGCCACGGTGGACCTGGAGTATCTGCGGGGCCGTCCGCCGGTCAGCAACGACGCGCGGGCAATCCAGATCCTCACCACCGCCACCGCCGCCGCGCTCGGACCCGAGGGCATCGCCGAGACCCCGCAGAGCATGGGTGGCGAGGACTTCTCCTGGTACCTGGAGTACGTCCCCGGCGCCCTCGCCCGACTCGGTGTCGGCCGCTCCGGCCCGAACGTCGACCTGCACCGCGCGTCGTTCGACGCGGACGAGCGGGCCATTCCGGTCGGCGTCCGGCTCATGGTGCAGACCGCGCTCCGGGCACTGGCGGCGGCGGCGAGCTGA
- a CDS encoding DUF4349 domain-containing protein has translation MGGNEARRRGVMIAMALAAALAVAGCGAAGDGDDTTGAESATGADLGEQVEAPAGAADTRAGAGQSGSTEGSSPADLRIDQRAIIYTGSMRVQVEDVERAARDAITLTTAAGGFVGGDQRRSADGDATVELTLRVPAAKFTSVVEDIAKLGTRQRQEINTEDVTEETVDLDARIKTQRARVENARRLLARAESISDLVSLENELARREADLASLEAKKRRLADLTALSTITVSLVGPDARTGDGERQLGFLAGLKGGWGVFLTSMTVLVTVLGAVLPWLIVFGVPLGLFWWLMRRRRPRSTLAVDPPAGADTTVPGPAAATPAAGISSPPPPVPGARSAP, from the coding sequence ATGGGTGGAAACGAAGCACGCCGGCGCGGCGTGATGATCGCGATGGCGCTGGCCGCGGCGCTGGCGGTCGCTGGTTGCGGCGCGGCGGGCGACGGAGACGACACTACGGGGGCGGAGTCGGCCACCGGCGCGGACCTGGGCGAACAGGTCGAGGCGCCAGCGGGGGCGGCCGACACCCGGGCCGGGGCCGGGCAGTCCGGGAGCACCGAAGGCAGCAGCCCGGCTGACCTACGCATCGACCAGCGGGCCATCATCTACACCGGTTCGATGCGGGTGCAGGTGGAGGACGTGGAGCGGGCAGCCCGGGACGCGATCACCCTGACCACGGCGGCCGGCGGCTTCGTCGGCGGCGACCAGCGGCGCAGCGCCGACGGGGACGCCACCGTCGAGCTGACGCTGCGGGTGCCGGCCGCGAAGTTCACGTCGGTGGTGGAGGACATCGCCAAGCTGGGCACCCGGCAGCGACAGGAGATCAACACCGAGGATGTCACCGAGGAGACGGTGGATCTGGACGCCCGGATCAAGACGCAGCGGGCCCGGGTGGAGAACGCCCGACGGCTACTCGCCCGCGCCGAGTCGATCAGCGATCTGGTGTCGCTGGAGAACGAGCTGGCCCGCCGCGAGGCGGACCTGGCCTCGCTGGAGGCGAAGAAGCGCCGCCTGGCGGACCTGACCGCGCTCTCCACGATCACGGTCTCGCTGGTGGGTCCGGACGCCCGCACCGGCGACGGTGAGCGCCAACTCGGCTTCCTGGCTGGGCTGAAGGGCGGCTGGGGGGTCTTTCTGACCTCGATGACCGTGCTGGTGACCGTCCTCGGGGCGGTGCTGCCGTGGCTGATCGTCTTCGGCGTACCCCTGGGACTGTTCTGGTGGTTGATGCGCCGTCGCCGACCACGGTCGACGCTCGCGGTCGACCCACCCGCCGGCGCGGATACGACCGTCCCGGGCCCCGCCGCCGCGACTCCGGCAGCCGGGATCAGCTCGCCGCCGCCGCCAGTGCCCGGAGCGCGGTCTGCACCATGA
- a CDS encoding MBL fold metallo-hydrolase, with translation MRLTKYGHSCVRVEHDGGVLVIDPGIFSERVALDGADAVLVTHEHPDHLDVAALAEQHDRRPFALYGPASLVATLDDLTGLLSPVEVGSEFTPAGVPVRAYGGRHAVIHPDIPIVENLAYLVDDRVYHPGDSLVVPEDVEVDTLFLPIQAPWTKFSESLDFLRAVAPRRAYALHDGLLNENGLTAFNNNVTRLSDVDYRRLEPGTRVDA, from the coding sequence ATGCGGCTGACCAAGTACGGCCACTCCTGCGTACGTGTCGAGCACGACGGGGGAGTGCTGGTCATCGACCCGGGGATCTTCAGCGAGCGGGTCGCGCTGGACGGGGCGGACGCCGTACTGGTCACCCACGAGCATCCCGATCACCTCGACGTGGCCGCCCTGGCCGAGCAGCACGACCGCCGCCCGTTCGCCCTGTACGGCCCCGCTTCGCTGGTCGCCACCCTGGACGATCTGACCGGCCTGCTCTCGCCCGTCGAGGTCGGTTCGGAGTTCACCCCCGCCGGCGTCCCCGTCCGCGCCTACGGCGGACGGCACGCCGTGATCCACCCCGATATCCCGATCGTGGAGAACCTCGCCTATCTGGTCGACGACCGCGTCTACCACCCGGGCGACTCCCTGGTGGTCCCGGAGGACGTCGAAGTGGACACCCTCTTCCTGCCGATCCAAGCACCGTGGACCAAGTTCTCCGAGTCCCTGGACTTCCTCCGTGCGGTCGCGCCACGCCGGGCGTACGCACTGCACGACGGACTACTGAACGAAAACGGGTTGACCGCGTTCAACAACAACGTCACCCGGCTCTCCGACGTGGACTACCGGCGCCTGGAACCGGGCACCCGGGTCGACGCCTGA